The sequence CCCCGTCTACGCGATGCGAGGGGCCGGGATTCCAAGGCCGCCGTGGCCGCCGGAAGCTCGGTTTCCCCCACGCAAGAGGCTCCTGGAGCGGGCTGCTAGACGTTGCCGCAGAACCAGGCCTCGGCCTGCGCCCGCTCTGCGAGCAGGGGCCAGTCGGGCAGGGAGGCGAGGACGGCGTCGCCGTAGCGGCGGGTGCGCACCCGCACGTCGAGCAGGGCCAGAAGGCCCCGGTCCCGGCGGCTGCGGATCAGGCGACCGAGGGCCTGGCGCAGGGAGATGACCGCGTCGGGCAGGGAATCTTCCATGAAAGGATTGCCCCCCCGGCGCCGGATCGCCTCGCCCCGGGCGGCGACCAGGGGGTCGTCGGGCACGGCGAAGGGGAGCTTGTCCACGATCACCAGGGACAGGGCCCTCCCGGGCACGTCGATTCCCTGGCGGAACGAAGCCGTGCCCAGCAGCACCGAATGCACCTCCCGGCGGAAGGTTTCCACCAGTCGCTCCCGCGGGGACTGACCCTGTACGAGCACCGGCCATTCCAGGCGACCGGGCAGTTCCGCAGCCGCTTCTTCCAGCGCCCGGTGGGAGGCGAAGAGCACCAGTGCCCGCCCCCGGCTGATCCGGATCAGGGCCTCGATCTCGTCCAGCGAGCGGCGGGGGTAATCGGGGTGCCGCGGTTCAGGAAAATCCCGGGGGACGTAGAGCGCCGCCTGCTTGCGATGGTCGAAGGGGGAGGAGACGATCACCCTCTCCGCCCCGGGCAGACCGAGCTGCCGGCAGGCGCGATCGAGCCGCCGGGCCACCGACAGGGTCGCGCTGGTGGCGACCACCGAGGCGCAGGAGCGGGCCAGGGTGGATTCGAGCAGGGGGCCGACATCGATCGGCCAGGAGGCGATCACCGCACCGCGTCGTCCCTGGGCCTCGACCGTCACCACCCGCGTCTCGCCCTGGCCGGAGAGCAGGGAGGCCAGGGTCTCGGCCTGCTGAAGGCAGCGTGCCGCCACCAGGGCGCGCTCCTCGCCGCGCTCCCCCGCCCCCCCCACGGCGGAGGCCAGTTCCGCCCAGCCCGCTTCGAGATCTTCGACCACCTCGCGCTCGGCCTCCAGCCCGGCACGCTCGAGACGTACCCGCCCCCGACCGGCCGGAGGCCGCAGGCGGGCGAAAAGTCTTCGGGCCCGGCGCTCCAGTTCCCCGGCCACCAGGGGATCCTCCCCCAGTCGCTCGAGTTCCTCCGCCGCGTCCCGCGCCAGGTCCGTCACCATGCGCAGGCTGAGGCGCTCGCCGAAGTGGGAGGCAGCGACTTCCGGAACCAGGTGGGCCTCGTCCAGTACGACCGCCTCCGCTTGGGGAAGAATCTGGCCGGCCCCGCTGTCCTTGAGGGCGAGATCGGCCAGCAACAGGTGGTGGTTGGTCACTACGAGCTTCGCCTGCTGGGCCCGGCGGCGGGCGGCGTAGAGAAAGCAGCGATCGAAGAAGGCGCAACGGCTGCCGATACAGGTCTCGCTGCGGGCATCGAGACGGGACCAGAGGGAGGAGCGATCCGGCAGAACCCCGACTTCGGCACGGTCACCCGTGACCGTGGACCCGGCCCAACGGCGAATCTCCTGGAAGACGGGCACTTCCTCGGCATGCCCCAGGGTGGGCTCCACCTCGGCATCCTCCAGGCGCTTGAGGCAGAGGTAGTTCTCCCTCCCCTTGAGGACGGCGACCCCCGGATCCCGTCCCGCCACCCGGCAGGCCGCCGGCACCTCCCGCTCGAGAAGCTGGTCCTGAAGGGCCCGGGTGCCGGTGGAAAGAATCACCTGGCGGCCGCTGAGGACCACCGGCACCAGGTAGGCCAGGGACTTGCCGACCCCCGTCCCGGCCTCCACCACCAGGTGCCGCCCCTCGGTCAGGGCCCGGGCGACGGCCCGGGCCATGGCCTGCTGGCCGGCCCGGTATTCGTAATCCGTTCGCAGGCGACTGAGGGTTCCCCCCTTGCCGAAGACCCGCTCGAGACCCTCCGGGCCGGCCTTCATCGGTGTGCGCTTCCCGACCCGCTCAAGCGGAATCGCCGGGCAGGGCCCGCCGGCGCTCCGGGTAGAGCGGGAAGCCCTCGCAGAGGTCGATGACCTCGGCCCGCAGCCGGGCCAGCTCGGCGTCGTCCTCCCGGTGGCGCAGGGCGCGGGCGATCAGCCCCGCGATGACCTGCATCTCGCCCTCCTTCATACCGCGGGTGGTCAGTGCCGGGGTTCCCAGCCGCAGGCCCGAGGCGAGCGCCGGCGGATTGGGGTCGAAGGGGATGGTGTTCTTGTTGGTGGTGATGTTCACCCGATCGAGCACGACCTCGGCGTCCTTGCCGGTCATGCCTTCCCTGAAGACATCGACCAGCAGCAGGTGGGTGTCGGTCCCGCCGGAGACGATACGCAGCCCCTCCTCGGCCAGGGCTGTGGCCAGCGCCTCGGCGTTGGCCATCACCTGCCGGCAATACTCTTTGTATTCCGGCTGCAGGGCCTGCCGGAAGGCGATCGCCTTGGCGGCGATCACGTGCATCAGCGGTCCCCCCTGGAGACCGGGAAAGACCACCCTCTGCATGTCCTTGTAGAACTTCTTCCGGCAGAGGATCAGCCCGCCTCGAGGCCCGCGCAGAGTCTTGTGGGTGGTGGAGGTGACGAAATCGAAGTGGGGCACGGGGCTGGGGTGGAGCCCGGCGGCGATCAACCCCGCCGGATGGGCGATGTCGGCCATGGTCAGGGCCCCGACCTCGTCGGCGATGGCCCGAATGCGCTCCCAATCGATGAAGCGCGGGTAGGCGCTGGCGCCGGCGACGATCAGCTTGGGACGATGCTCCCGGGCCAGGCTCTCAAGCTGGTCATAGTCGATGCGCTCGTCTTCCCGCCGCACACCGTAAGCCACGAAGCGAAACAGCCGCCCGGAGAGGTTGAGGGGATGGCCGTGGGTCAGGTGCCCGCCGTGGCTCAGGTCGAGACCCAGCACCGTATCGCCGGGCTCGAGGACCGTGAAGTAGACCCCCTGGTTGGCCTGGGAGCCGGAATGGGGCTGCACGTTGGCCCGTTCGGCGCCGAAGAGCTGCTTGGCCCGGTCGCGGGCCAGGACTTCCACCTCGTCGGCATGCTCGCAGCCGCCATAGTAGCGTCGACGGGGGTAGCCCTCGGCGTACTTGTTGGTGAACACCGAACCCGCGGCCGCCAGCACCGCTTCGCTGACGAAGTTCTCCGAGGCGATCAGCTCGAGATGTGTGTGCTGGCGCACGGCCTCGTCCCGAATCGCGCGGGCCGTATCGGGATCGGCCTGCCACAGGGCTTCATACATCGCTTCGTACATCACTCGCTCCCCGGGCCGTCGGCCCCGTCGGCAGCGGCGGGCGGGGCGTCGATCTGCTCCACCCGGCGCTGGTGCCTGCCCCCCTCGAAGGGCGTCGCCAGAAAGGTGTCCACGATGGCCTCCGCAAGCCCCACGCCGCTGACCCGGGAACCCAGGGCGAGAACGTTGGCATCGTTGTGTGCGCGAGCATAGCGCGCGTCGTATTCACTGGTGCAGCGGGCGGCACGAACCCCCGGCACCCGGTTGGCGGCCATCGAGATGCCCAGTCCCGTCCCACAGATCACCAGGCCCCGATCGGCCCGTCCCGCGGCCACCGCCGCGGCCACCGCCCGACCGTATTCCGGATAGTCGCAGCTTTCCTCGGAAGCCGTGCCCAGGTCGAGGACATCGGCTCCCGCGGCGGCAAGGCGGGCGGCGAGATGCTCCTTGAGCCGGTAGCCGGCGTGATCCGAGCCCACGGCGATGCGCATGGCTGCTTCCTCCCCGGCGCGCGCTGTCCGGCGCCGGCCCCGATTGTACTCGCACCACCGCGGACCTTGCCGCTCCCCGACCGGGGAGCCATCTTTCCCCCATGGCCAGCGTGGTGAGCATCGACACCGATCTCTGCGAAAACGAACAGGTTTGCGAGGCGGTCTGCCCCGAGCCGGTCTTCCGTATCGAGGACGGCGTCGTCCGGATCGTCGACGCCGGCAGCTGCACGATCTGCTTCAAGTGCGCCGAGAGCTGCCCCAACGGCGCCATCGAACTCGACTACTGATCCCCCGGGGCGCCCCTTCCGCCGCCTCCCCTTCCATTGACGGACGGCTCCGGCGATCCCATGAGCACCCTCGGTCGGCCGGTGTACCATTACGGCGACCCGGGAAAGCCGGATGGAGGGAGCCGCCATGCGGGAGTTCGTCGAACTGAAGGAAAAGATCAACCGCCTGCTCGACGAGGCCCTCGGCCGCCTCGAGCCATCGTCCGAGACCGGCGGAGCCGGCGACTGGAGCCCGCGGGTCGACCTCTACGAGTTGCCCGACCGCATTCTGCTCCGCGCCGACCTTCCGGGCATGGATCCCGCCGACATCGACGTGCGCCTGGAGGACGGTCAACTGGTCCTCTCCGGCCGCCGCCGCCCCCCCGGCGATGTGGATCCGGCCACGGCAAGACGCATCGAAAGGCCCTTCGGCTCTTTCCTCCGCCGTTATGCCCTGCCTGACGGGATCGACCCGGAGGGCGTGCGGGCCGGCTACGGCGGCGGGGTGCTCGAAGTGGTCCTGCGCCGCCAACAAGAGACCTCCGTTCGCCGCATTCCCGTTCAGAGCTGAGTCCCCCAGACGGCCCGGCCCCTGGCAACCCCGCCCCTCGAGGAGAACGCCGCCGATGACCTCCCGCTCCCTG is a genomic window of Acidobacteriota bacterium containing:
- a CDS encoding 4Fe-4S dicluster domain-containing protein; translated protein: MASVVSIDTDLCENEQVCEAVCPEPVFRIEDGVVRIVDAGSCTICFKCAESCPNGAIELDY
- the glyA gene encoding serine hydroxymethyltransferase — encoded protein: MYEAMYEALWQADPDTARAIRDEAVRQHTHLELIASENFVSEAVLAAAGSVFTNKYAEGYPRRRYYGGCEHADEVEVLARDRAKQLFGAERANVQPHSGSQANQGVYFTVLEPGDTVLGLDLSHGGHLTHGHPLNLSGRLFRFVAYGVRREDERIDYDQLESLAREHRPKLIVAGASAYPRFIDWERIRAIADEVGALTMADIAHPAGLIAAGLHPSPVPHFDFVTSTTHKTLRGPRGGLILCRKKFYKDMQRVVFPGLQGGPLMHVIAAKAIAFRQALQPEYKEYCRQVMANAEALATALAEEGLRIVSGGTDTHLLLVDVFREGMTGKDAEVVLDRVNITTNKNTIPFDPNPPALASGLRLGTPALTTRGMKEGEMQVIAGLIARALRHREDDAELARLRAEVIDLCEGFPLYPERRRALPGDSA
- a CDS encoding ATP-dependent DNA helicase, which translates into the protein MKAGPEGLERVFGKGGTLSRLRTDYEYRAGQQAMARAVARALTEGRHLVVEAGTGVGKSLAYLVPVVLSGRQVILSTGTRALQDQLLEREVPAACRVAGRDPGVAVLKGRENYLCLKRLEDAEVEPTLGHAEEVPVFQEIRRWAGSTVTGDRAEVGVLPDRSSLWSRLDARSETCIGSRCAFFDRCFLYAARRRAQQAKLVVTNHHLLLADLALKDSGAGQILPQAEAVVLDEAHLVPEVAASHFGERLSLRMVTDLARDAAEELERLGEDPLVAGELERRARRLFARLRPPAGRGRVRLERAGLEAEREVVEDLEAGWAELASAVGGAGERGEERALVAARCLQQAETLASLLSGQGETRVVTVEAQGRRGAVIASWPIDVGPLLESTLARSCASVVATSATLSVARRLDRACRQLGLPGAERVIVSSPFDHRKQAALYVPRDFPEPRHPDYPRRSLDEIEALIRISRGRALVLFASHRALEEAAAELPGRLEWPVLVQGQSPRERLVETFRREVHSVLLGTASFRQGIDVPGRALSLVIVDKLPFAVPDDPLVAARGEAIRRRGGNPFMEDSLPDAVISLRQALGRLIRSRRDRGLLALLDVRVRTRRYGDAVLASLPDWPLLAERAQAEAWFCGNV
- a CDS encoding Hsp20/alpha crystallin family protein — its product is MEGAAMREFVELKEKINRLLDEALGRLEPSSETGGAGDWSPRVDLYELPDRILLRADLPGMDPADIDVRLEDGQLVLSGRRRPPGDVDPATARRIERPFGSFLRRYALPDGIDPEGVRAGYGGGVLEVVLRRQQETSVRRIPVQS
- the rpiB gene encoding ribose 5-phosphate isomerase B; the encoded protein is MRIAVGSDHAGYRLKEHLAARLAAAGADVLDLGTASEESCDYPEYGRAVAAAVAAGRADRGLVICGTGLGISMAANRVPGVRAARCTSEYDARYARAHNDANVLALGSRVSGVGLAEAIVDTFLATPFEGGRHQRRVEQIDAPPAAADGADGPGSE